The following proteins are co-located in the Candidatus Zixiibacteriota bacterium genome:
- the rplW gene encoding 50S ribosomal protein L23: protein MEAQRIIKQFLATEKSAIAKEANGKYLFAVEIRANKNQIKHAIEELFNVEVDSIWTMVMPGKVKRMGRYEGKTSKWKKAIVKLKGDAQIAEFENL, encoded by the coding sequence ATGGAAGCTCAGAGAATAATTAAGCAGTTTCTCGCTACCGAGAAATCGGCGATCGCCAAGGAAGCCAATGGCAAATATCTTTTTGCCGTTGAAATACGAGCCAATAAAAATCAGATAAAGCATGCCATAGAAGAGCTTTTTAATGTTGAAGTCGATTCGATTTGGACTATGGTAATGCCCGGCAAAGTCAAGAGAATGGGCCGTTACGAAGGCAAGACTTCCAAATGGAAAAAAGCGATAGTTAAATTGAAAGGCGACGCCCAAATCGCGGAATTTGAAAATCTCTAA